A genomic stretch from Cryomorphaceae bacterium 1068 includes:
- the porV gene encoding type IX secretion system outer membrane channel protein PorV: protein MKNKILLFVITGLTVLSVKAQNPVDCAGAVNGSNCDELRAITTAVPFLLIGPDSRSGAMGEVGVAISSDANAQHWNASKLAFAEEEMEFSLSYSPWLRQLVDDMNLAYLSGYKKISKTSAIGGSLRYFTLGDIIFTDQNGTEIRPFRPAEFALDVSYSLQLSSKFSGGITARWINSNLTGGVNVGGADSKAANAFAVDLSGYYKDDDISLGDKDAALAFGIAISNIGNKISYTNTAQRDFLPMNLRLGGAFTIDLDQFNSITFAYDANKLLVPSPALYDQNDPTKIIAGRDPDVGVAEAIFGSFSDAPGRPIRDEDGAVVLNDEGLAEIESGSVFQEELREINHSIGFEYWYANQFAVRGGYFYEHPTKGNRQYFTIGAGFRYNVFGLDLSYLIPTEQRNPLANTLRFTLRVAFDSSGPAPADTTN, encoded by the coding sequence ATGAAAAATAAGATTCTTCTTTTTGTAATAACAGGCCTAACGGTTCTATCAGTAAAGGCCCAAAATCCGGTAGATTGTGCCGGAGCTGTAAACGGAAGTAATTGCGATGAACTGCGCGCCATTACTACAGCCGTTCCTTTTCTGCTTATTGGTCCCGATTCAAGAAGTGGAGCAATGGGAGAAGTAGGAGTTGCAATATCTTCTGATGCAAACGCCCAGCACTGGAATGCTTCAAAATTGGCTTTCGCTGAAGAAGAAATGGAGTTTTCTCTTTCTTATAGTCCTTGGCTTAGACAACTTGTAGATGACATGAACTTAGCTTATCTCTCTGGGTACAAGAAAATCAGCAAGACTTCAGCAATTGGCGGAAGTCTTCGATACTTTACCTTAGGTGATATCATATTTACTGATCAAAATGGTACTGAAATCAGACCATTTCGACCAGCTGAATTTGCTTTGGATGTGAGCTATTCACTCCAGCTTTCGAGTAAATTCTCAGGTGGTATTACCGCCCGTTGGATTAACTCAAATTTGACAGGTGGTGTAAATGTCGGTGGTGCAGATTCAAAAGCTGCCAATGCATTTGCTGTAGATCTTTCAGGATACTACAAAGACGATGATATTTCTCTTGGGGATAAAGATGCTGCCTTGGCCTTCGGTATCGCTATTTCGAATATCGGTAATAAGATTTCATACACCAACACCGCTCAAAGAGATTTCCTTCCGATGAACTTGAGGTTGGGTGGTGCATTTACAATTGATCTCGATCAATTCAATTCAATCACGTTTGCATATGATGCGAATAAATTGCTTGTACCATCACCAGCCCTATACGATCAAAATGATCCTACCAAGATAATCGCGGGAAGAGATCCTGATGTGGGTGTTGCTGAAGCAATTTTTGGCTCGTTTAGCGATGCTCCCGGTCGTCCGATTCGAGACGAAGACGGAGCTGTAGTATTGAATGATGAAGGATTAGCAGAAATAGAAAGCGGAAGTGTTTTTCAAGAAGAATTGAGAGAAATCAACCACTCTATAGGTTTTGAGTATTGGTATGCGAATCAATTCGCCGTTCGTGGGGGGTACTTTTATGAGCATCCTACTAAAGGTAACCGCCAGTACTTCACCATCGGAGCAGGTTTCCGTTACAATGTATTCGGTCTTGACCTTTCTTACCTGATTCCGACAGAACAAAGGAATCCATTGGCAAACACCTTACGCTTTACGCTGCGCGTGGCCTTTGACAGCTCAGGGCCCGCTCCCGCAGATACTACCAACTAA
- the ispF gene encoding 2-C-methyl-D-erythritol 2,4-cyclodiphosphate synthase yields MKIRVGFGYDVHQLVEGHPFVLGGIKIDYSKGAYGHSDADVLLHVICDALLGAANLRDIGFNFPDTDPKYKGIDSKILLRESYRLVKEKGYMLSNIDCTICLQQPKINPFIPEMKEGIAELLEIDIDDISIKATTTEKLGFVGREEGISAYCTCLIQSV; encoded by the coding sequence ATGAAAATTAGAGTCGGTTTCGGATACGACGTCCATCAATTGGTGGAAGGACATCCTTTCGTTCTGGGTGGTATCAAGATTGACTATTCCAAGGGTGCTTACGGGCATTCAGACGCCGATGTACTACTCCATGTTATTTGCGATGCGCTTCTTGGAGCCGCAAATTTGAGAGATATCGGATTTAACTTTCCCGATACAGATCCTAAATACAAAGGAATAGATAGCAAAATTCTTCTCCGCGAGAGCTACCGTTTGGTAAAGGAAAAAGGATACATGCTCTCCAATATCGATTGCACGATTTGCCTTCAACAGCCTAAGATTAATCCTTTTATTCCTGAAATGAAAGAGGGAATTGCAGAATTACTTGAGATCGATATCGATGACATTTCCATAAAAGCTACCACCACCGAAAAACTTGGTTTTGTAGGTAGAGAAGAAGGAATAAGTGCTTATTGCACTTGCCTGATTCAATCGGTTTAA
- the cdd gene encoding cytidine deaminase, with translation MENKEIHIRYERYASADELSADDRLLFNQAIEASKSAYAPYSKFSVGAAVLLENGEVVKGSNQENMAYPSGLCAERVALFAAASNFPNIPFKALAIMAQPISSGQDTEVTPCGSCRQVMLEYERILSQDIRIITGAPNGPISIIENARSLLPMAFFDAGLGKDIG, from the coding sequence ATGGAGAACAAAGAAATTCACATTAGATACGAACGTTATGCATCTGCTGATGAACTCTCAGCCGATGATCGTTTACTTTTCAATCAAGCCATTGAAGCATCAAAAAGTGCTTATGCACCTTATAGTAAGTTCTCCGTTGGAGCAGCAGTTTTATTGGAAAACGGTGAGGTTGTCAAAGGAAGCAACCAAGAGAATATGGCCTACCCTAGTGGTCTATGCGCCGAACGGGTAGCCTTGTTTGCCGCGGCCTCAAACTTTCCCAATATTCCTTTTAAGGCCTTGGCTATTATGGCTCAACCCATCTCTTCTGGCCAAGATACAGAAGTTACTCCCTGCGGATCGTGCAGACAGGTCATGCTCGAATACGAGCGTATCCTAAGTCAGGATATTCGAATTATTACAGGAGCACCAAACGGACCCATTTCTATCATTGAAAATGCTCGTTCTCTTTTGCCTATGGCTTTTTTCGATGCAGGATTGGGAAAAGATATTGGATAA
- the pdhA gene encoding pyruvate dehydrogenase (acetyl-transferring) E1 component subunit alpha, which produces MATKTNGTTKKAPAKKTAAKKTGFSKDTYLKWYESILMMRRFEEKCGHLYVQQKFGGFCHLYIGQEAVLAGMVSAMDKDDRVITAYRDHAHPIALGTDPKYVMAELYGKTTGLSKGKGGSMHMFDKERHLFGGHGIVGAQIALGAGIAFADQYLGKKQVTYCFMGDGAVRQGILHETFNMAMTWKIPVVFVIENNNYAMGTSVERTSNVTNLSELGESYDMPALSVDGMSCEAVHEAFAAAAEHSRKGDGPFLLEMRTYRYKGHSMSDPQKYRTKEEVEEYKGRDPLTIVKEVIRKKKWMTDAQLADLDKKTKAEVEECVKFAEESPDPKPEELYEDVYIQDDYPYVKE; this is translated from the coding sequence ATGGCAACAAAAACAAACGGAACTACCAAGAAAGCCCCTGCGAAGAAGACTGCGGCAAAAAAGACAGGATTTTCGAAAGATACCTATTTGAAGTGGTACGAGAGTATACTGATGATGCGTCGATTCGAAGAAAAGTGCGGTCATCTTTATGTGCAGCAAAAATTTGGAGGATTCTGTCACCTTTACATCGGACAAGAAGCCGTTCTTGCGGGAATGGTCTCAGCTATGGATAAGGATGACAGAGTGATCACTGCCTACAGGGACCACGCTCACCCCATTGCATTGGGGACTGACCCTAAATACGTTATGGCCGAGCTTTATGGAAAAACCACAGGTCTTAGTAAAGGTAAAGGAGGTTCTATGCACATGTTCGACAAGGAGAGACACCTTTTCGGTGGACATGGTATCGTTGGTGCACAGATCGCTTTGGGAGCTGGGATAGCTTTCGCTGATCAATATTTAGGGAAAAAGCAGGTTACCTATTGTTTTATGGGGGACGGAGCTGTTCGCCAAGGAATTCTTCACGAGACATTCAACATGGCAATGACGTGGAAGATTCCTGTTGTATTCGTGATAGAGAACAACAATTACGCAATGGGTACTTCTGTAGAAAGAACGTCCAACGTAACCAACCTTAGCGAGCTCGGAGAATCTTACGACATGCCTGCACTATCTGTTGATGGTATGAGCTGTGAGGCTGTCCATGAGGCGTTTGCTGCGGCAGCTGAGCATTCGAGAAAAGGTGACGGTCCTTTCCTTCTGGAAATGAGAACGTATCGCTACAAAGGGCATTCAATGTCTGATCCTCAGAAGTACAGAACCAAGGAAGAAGTTGAAGAATATAAAGGTCGCGATCCATTAACCATTGTAAAAGAGGTTATTCGAAAGAAAAAGTGGATGACTGACGCGCAATTGGCTGACCTTGATAAAAAGACAAAAGCAGAAGTTGAAGAATGTGTGAAGTTTGCTGAGGAATCTCCGGACCCAAAGCCGGAAGAGCTTTACGAGGATGTTTATATTCAGGATGATTACCCTTACGTAAAAGAATAA